From Heteronotia binoei isolate CCM8104 ecotype False Entrance Well chromosome 3, APGP_CSIRO_Hbin_v1, whole genome shotgun sequence, a single genomic window includes:
- the ZBED1 gene encoding E3 SUMO-protein ligase ZBED1 gives MSEESKDWDSGQEAMENKSLETSPSDLKLVAHPRAKSKVWKYFGFDTNAEGCILQWKKIYCRICMAQIAYSGNTSNLSYHLEKNHPDEFCEFVKSNTEQMREAFATAFLKLKPESSQQVVQETLIMKTSHNYENKKHQELTSAVISLICEGLYPPSIVDEPTFRNLLRTADPRYELPCRKYFCTKAIPEKYNAVRDIVLKELTDILWCGISTDMWRSENQNRSYVTLSVHFLSNGSSNCLSANSRCLKTFEVPEENTAETITRVLYEIFIEWGINTKVFGATTDYGKDITKACALLDILVQMPCLGKTFNAGIQQAFQLPKLSSLLSRCCKLVEYFQQSAVAMYMLSEKQKQQNSMHCMLVSDRISWWGSTLAMLQRLKEQQFTIASVLVEDSNNHHLMLEASEWNTIEGLVELLQPFKQVAEMLSASKYPTISMVKPLLHMLLNTTLSIKENDLKEISMAKEVIAKELATTYQHTPEIDMFLNVATFLDPRYKKLPFLSVFERQQVENRVVEEAKSVLEKVKENTFRPEEQFFAVSEEPPLKKVAVASPPPPTSAINNMLAEIFCQTGGVEDQEEWHAQIIEELSNFKSQKVLGLNEDPLKWWSDRLALFPVLPKVLQKYWCIVASRVFPERLFGSSANVVSAKRNRLAPAHVDEQIFLYENSRNGSEAEPEEEDEGEWGLEQEQSINLSDTANINNFFNMRDSSFI, from the coding sequence ATGAGTGAAGAGTCAAAAGATTGGGACAGTGGCCAAGAAGCAATGGAGAATAAAAGTTTGGAAACTTCACCATCAGACCTAAAGTTAGTGGCCCATCCAAGAGCAAAGAGTAAAGTCTGGAAATACTTTGGCTTTGATACCAATGCAGAAGGATGTATATTACAGTGGAAGAAAATTTACTGCCGTATTTGCATGGCGCAGATTGCCTATTCAGGAAATACGTCCAACCTCTCTTATCATCTTGAAAAGAATCATCCTGATGAATTCTGTGAATTTGTGAAAAGTAACACTGAGCAAATGCGGGAGGCCTTTGcaactgcatttttaaaactcaAGCCAGAATCATCTCAGCAGGTTGTTCAGGAGACCTTAATTATGAAGACAAGTCACAACTATGAGAACAAAAAGCATCAGGAACTGACGTCTGCCGTGATCAGTCTAATATGTGAGGGCTTATATCCTCCTTCTATTGTAGATGAACCCACATTCAGGAATCTTTTGAGGACTGCTGACCCCCGATATGAACTTCCTTGCAGGAAGTATTTCTGCACAAAAGCGATTCCTGAAAAATACAACGCTGTTAGGGATATTGTGCTAAAAGAACTTACTGATATCCTGTGGTGTGGCATATCCACTGATATGTGGAGAAGTGAAAACCAGAATAGATCCTACGTAACACTGTCAGTTCATTTTCTCAGCAATGGCTCATCTAACTGCCTGTCTGCTAATTCCAGGTGTTTAAAAACATTTGAAGTGCCAGAAGAAAACACTGCAGAGACTATTACGCGAGTCCTTTATGAAATATTCATTGAATGGGGAATAAATACAAAAGTTTTTGGTGCAACGACAGACTATGGGAAAGACATAACAAAAGCTTGCGCTCTTCTGGACATTCTAGTGCAGATGCCTTGCTTGGGGAAGACTTTTAATGCAGGGATTCAGCAAGCTTTTCAGCTTCCTAAACTGTCTAGTCTCCTGTCCAGATGTTGTAAACTGGTAGAATATTTTCAGCAATCTGCGGTAGCCATGTACATGTTGagtgagaagcagaagcagcaaaaCAGTATGCACTGCATGCTTGTGAGCGATCGTATTTCCTGGTGGGGTAGCACACTTGCTATGTTGCAACGTCTTAAAGAGCAACAGTTCACTATTGCTTCTGTCCTTGTGGAGGACAGCAACAATCACCATCTCATGTTGGAAGCCAGTGAATGGAATACAATTGAAGGCTTGGTGGAGCTACTCCAGCCATTCAAGCAGGTTGCTGAGATGCTGTCTGCTTCCAAATATCCAACCATAAGTATGGTGAAACCCCTCCTGCACATGCTGCTAAATACGACATTAAGTATCAAAGAAAATGACTTGAAAGAAATTAGCATGGCCAAGGAAGTGATTGCTAAAGAATTAGCTACAACATACCAGCATACACCTGAGATAGATATGTTTCTTAATGTTGCAACTTTCTTGGACCCGAGATACAAGAAATTACCCTTTCTTTCTGTGTTTGAAAGGCAGCAGGTTGAAAACAGAGTAGTAGAGGAAGCAAAAAGTGTGCTAGAAAAAGTGAAAGAGAACACATTTAGGCCTGAAGAACAGTTCTTTGCAGTTTCTGAAGAGCCACCATTGAAAAAAGTGGCAGTTGCTTCTCCGCCTCCCCCTACCAGTGCTATTAATAATATGCTTGCAGAAATCTTCTGCCAGACAGGGGGTGTTGAAGACCAAGAGGAGTGGCATGCACAAATAATTGAAGAACTGAGCAATTTCAAGTCCCAAAAAGTGCTTGGGCTAAATGAGGATCCACTAAAGTGGTGGTCTGACAGACTAGCTTTATTTCCTGTTTTACCAAAGGTACTTCAGAAGTACTGGTGCATTGTGGCCTCAAGAGTTTTCCCTGAGCGCCTTTTTGGCTCTTCTGCCAATGTTGTTAGTGCtaagaggaacaggttggctccAGCTCATGTAGATGAGCAGATCTTTTTGTATGAGAATTCTCGAAATGGGTCTGAGGCAGAaccggaagaagaagatgaaggggAGTGGGGCTTGGAACAGGAGCAAAGTATTAATTTAAGTGACACAGCAAATATAAACAATTTCTTCAACATGCGAGATAGTAGCTTCATATAA